The bacterium genome has a segment encoding these proteins:
- a CDS encoding SagB/ThcOx family dehydrogenase — translation MIIAAGGGLSMAETGDVVKLPQPRFSGAVSVEKALHERRSVREFKNDPLTLDEVSQLLWAAQGITDDSGHRTAPSGGALYPLELYVVAGNVTGLSAGIYRYNPRGHELVMVIKGDKRGNLSSAALEQPSVKNAPAVFVFSVVYERITIKYGERGKRYAMIEVGHAGQNIYLEAGALGLGTVAVGAFRDEDVKKVLEMADDEQPLYLMPVGRK, via the coding sequence ATGATTATTGCAGCTGGCGGAGGATTGTCGATGGCAGAAACCGGTGATGTGGTGAAACTTCCCCAGCCGAGGTTTTCAGGCGCGGTTTCGGTGGAAAAGGCTCTTCATGAGAGACGGTCGGTGAGAGAATTCAAAAACGATCCGCTCACCCTCGATGAAGTATCGCAGCTTCTTTGGGCCGCACAGGGAATTACCGACGACAGCGGGCACCGTACGGCGCCTTCCGGCGGAGCGCTCTATCCGCTCGAGCTTTATGTGGTGGCCGGAAATGTAACCGGACTTTCCGCGGGGATATACCGGTATAACCCCCGAGGCCATGAGCTTGTGATGGTTATAAAGGGCGACAAGCGGGGGAATCTCAGCAGTGCGGCGCTCGAACAGCCAAGCGTGAAAAATGCGCCTGCTGTCTTTGTATTTTCAGTGGTGTATGAGCGGATAACCATCAAATATGGCGAACGGGGAAAACGGTATGCCATGATCGAGGTCGGTCATGCCGGACAGAACATCTATCTTGAGGCGGGAGCTCTCGGGCTCGGAACCGTGGCGGTCGGGGCTTTCCGCGATGAGGATGTGAAAAAAGTTTTGGAAATGGCGGATGACGAGCAGCCGCTCTATCTCATGCCTGTG